From one Lycium ferocissimum isolate CSIRO_LF1 chromosome 7, AGI_CSIRO_Lferr_CH_V1, whole genome shotgun sequence genomic stretch:
- the LOC132065803 gene encoding uncharacterized protein LOC132065803 isoform X2, whose protein sequence is MEEQEFRRLLELFPSVRSPDYYLELDESSQSTSQSKQKEEVKQLQDGPSTGGIESNTRAMDHEAFWGKLKAAAEKKMNPAEAEEFCKAFRQVYRKLVDEELSLEAARSLLNS, encoded by the exons ATGGAGGAACAAGAATTTAGACGCCTTCTTGAGCTCTTCCCATCTGTTCGCTCTCCCGATTATTAC CTTGAATTAGATGAGTCAAGTCAATCAACTTCCCAGTCCAAGCAGAAAGAGGAG GTGAAGCAATTGCAAGATGGTCCAAGTACGGGAGGTATAGAGTCCAATACTCGAGCAATGGATCATG AAGCATTTTGGGGCAAACTAAAAGCAGCTGCAGAGAAAAAG ATGAATCCAGCAGAAGCAGAAGAATTTTGCAAGGCATTTCGACAAGTTTACAGGAAACTT GTGGATGAAGAACTGAGTTTGGAAGCTGCTCGGAGCTTGCTGAACTCGTga
- the LOC132065803 gene encoding uncharacterized protein LOC132065803 isoform X1 has translation MEEQEFRRLLELFPSVRSPDYYLELDESSQSTSQSKQKEEVKQLQDGPSTGGIESNTRAMDHGEAFWGKLKAAAEKKMNPAEAEEFCKAFRQVYRKLVDEELSLEAARSLLNS, from the exons ATGGAGGAACAAGAATTTAGACGCCTTCTTGAGCTCTTCCCATCTGTTCGCTCTCCCGATTATTAC CTTGAATTAGATGAGTCAAGTCAATCAACTTCCCAGTCCAAGCAGAAAGAGGAG GTGAAGCAATTGCAAGATGGTCCAAGTACGGGAGGTATAGAGTCCAATACTCGAGCAATGGATCATGGTG AAGCATTTTGGGGCAAACTAAAAGCAGCTGCAGAGAAAAAG ATGAATCCAGCAGAAGCAGAAGAATTTTGCAAGGCATTTCGACAAGTTTACAGGAAACTT GTGGATGAAGAACTGAGTTTGGAAGCTGCTCGGAGCTTGCTGAACTCGTga